The window ATGTCGCAACTTGAGGCCATCGGCGTTCAAAGCCATCGGACGATGCCCAGCCTCGTTCAACTGCCCGATCAATCTTGCCCTATCCAATGCGTGGCCAAAGGGATACTCCGTCAACGCCTCCCAGCCATCCTCCATCGGCGCCAAAACGGTAAACGGAATGCCCAGCTCGCACTCCTTTTGCAGGCACCGCGCTAGTAGATCGCGCAACGGCTCCGACCGCCCATAGCCTTCCGGCACGACGATCGTCTCAAAAATCTGCCCCTCCGCCATCAAGTGGCCGCAGGGCCGCGCAAACCCCTTTTCCAAAACAAACTCCTCCTCCACCTCGTCAAACGAGTAGAGCGCTATTGCCATCGCGTCGGCAATAGCCTCAAAATCGCCTCCGCGAATCAACCCCAAACGACTGGCTGAATGCCCGCAACCCAAGAGCGCTTCCCATCGCTCTTCTACTAGACTCAGCGCTCGCAACGCCTCCCAGTCAACCATCGGTGCAGATCTTCTCGACCGCTTCGAGCGAAAACGAACCTGCAAAGACGCTTAATCGATCTAAGAGCAGCTTCTCCTGATCGCTCAGCAAGTTGTAGCTCCATTCGATCGTGGCGCGCAGCGTCTGTTGTCTGGGCAATGCCGTCCGACTGCCTCCGGTCAAGATGCGGAACGCGTCGTCCAATCGGGACGCTATCTGCTCGGGCGCCAGCGCCTTGGCCCGCGCCGCAGCCAACTCGATCGCAAGGGGGATTCCGTCCAGCCGCCGACAAATCTGCGCAATAGCCGTCGCGTTCGAAGGCGCCAGTTGAAACCCAGATTGCGAAAGAGCCACTCGATCCACGAACAACCGGACCGACTCGTTGGCCGCTATCAGTTCAAAGTCATCCAAGTCTGATTCGCTAGGCGCCGAGAGCGACGGAATGCGGTAACTCACTTCGCCCGGCAACCCGAGCGCCTCTCGGCTCGTCGCTAACAGCCGGACGTTTGGACAACTCCTTAGGATAGTCTCGCCTAGCTTGGCCACGGCCTCCAACAGATGCTCGCAGTTGTCAAAGATGAGGAGAGCCTTTTTGTCCTTCAGATAGCGCATCACGGTGTCCTGCAGGGGGCTGCCGATCTCCTCGCGCACGGACAAGGCGTTCGCCAACGACTGCACGATCAGCGATGGATCGTTCAGCGCGGCCAGTTCGACGATCCAGACGCCGTTCGTGTATTGCTCCAACAACTCTGCGCCCGCCTGCAATGCAAGCCGCGTCTTGCCGCATCCGCCCGATCCGGTCAGCGTTACCAGTCGAGTGGTCGCGAGCGATTCGACGACTTCTCCAAGCTCTTTCTCTCGACCGATAAACGTAGTTAACTGCGGCGGCAGGTTGTTGGGCAGCGCATCCATCGACGGCAAAGGCCGAAAGTCCTCTGGCAGTTTGGGATGGCAAAGTTGGAACAATTGTTCGGGATGCTGCAGGTCTCGAAGGCGATGCAAGCCCAAGTCCTTAAGGCTGGCCTCGCTGGGCAGACCATCGGTCAGAGCCTCGACCATCGTCGCGCTCAACAGCGTTTGTCCCCCCGCCGCCAAGGCCATTAGCCTCGCCACGCGATTCAGCGCAGGACCAAAATAGTCGTCTCCGCGAGGCACCGCATCGCCCATGTGCAAACCCATCCGCACGCGAAAGGGAATCTCTTGCGTCTCGTACCGAACCGTCAGCTCCAACTGAGCTGATAAGGCCGCCTGTACGCCGCACCCCGCCTTATCGAACACTGCACAAATCCCATCGCCAACGTTCTTGAAGATCTTGCCATGGTTCTCGCCAACGCACCGATCGAACAGCGCATCGTGCGCCTCTAGCGCAGTCCGCATAGCGTCGGGCATCTCCTCCCAAAGGCGCGAACTCTGTTCAATGTCGGTGAACAGAAAGACGTACATAACCTAGGATCCCATTGCCTTGACCGCTTGCTCGACTAGATCGATCGCCTGCTCCTCGGTCAATTCGGCGCCCGCTTTCAACTCGTCAGTCTGCAGTCCGGCTAGTATCTCGTCCAAGTCGTCCGAAAAGTGCTGAGAAGCAGAACGATTGGCCTGTCTGCGCTGCTCGTCTACAAATCCGATAGCCTTTGCGGCAGCCGTCTTGTCGCCTCGCTTTGATAGCAATACGCCGATCGCCTCCATGCCGTCCAGCCAAATGCTGCGGCGGGGAGACCGACGCAACAGCTCGACGCTCTTACTGGCCGTTTCGACCGCTTCGGCAGGATCGTCTTCTAAGGTCATGGTGATCAAATACGAACAGACCGACGTCATTTCGTTCACTAGATCTTTCTTCGAAAACTCGTCCCACAGCGAGCGCATTTCTGCAACCGAGTTCTCTTTGTTGCCTTCCTTCCAATGGATGTAGGCAATGTAGAGCCTTGCATGGCCGATCAGGATCGGATCGTTGATTTCCTCATAGAGCCTCTTGGCTTCCACAAAATAGGGCAACGCATCGGCATACCTTCGCTGGTTTGAATAGAGAATGCCCATATAAGAATTGGCCAGACCCATGCGCCCCGTGTTGGCCAACTGCTCGGCCAAGCCGATCGCGGCTTTCAGCTCGGTCTCAGATCGCTCATATTCGCCCAACAACAGCATCGTGTAGCCTAAGTTGAGCCGAGCGGCCAGTTCGGGCGAACGCTCCTGAAGCCGCTGAAAGATCGCCACGCATTCTTCGAAGCACTTTGCGGCCTCTTCTTCGCGGCCAAGGCCTTGCAATGCCAGCGCCAGATTGTTATTGGCCGCGGCCATTCCCCACTCGTCGTTCAGCAAGGTGCGTATTTCGAGATTCTCTTGATGGTAGGCCAGCGATCCGAGGTTGTCGCCTTCGGCAAATGCAAGGTTGCCGGCCGCATTGAGAGCGGTCGCCCGGGCATTCGTTTTTTCACTTGCTTTAGGGTGATTCAGGGCCTCGTCCGCCCTCCGGCGACCCTCTTGGAGCATACCCCGCGTGCTCCAGTAAACATCTAAGCAGCCCACCAGCGTCAATGCAGGCTCGGCGCTCTCGGTGTCGCCCATCGCCCATTCCAGAGCCGACCGGATGTTCTCGTAATCTTGATCGAACCGCGTCAGCCACTCGGCCATGCCCGCGCCGCGCATTTGTACGCGCCCCTCGGTCGCCGTCTCGCTAAAGTAGTCTCGATGCCGGTCCCGCATCGAGATCGCCTCGCCGCCCATGTTCAGCCGCTCGCGCGCATATTGGCGGACGGTCTCCAGCAAGCGATATCGCCCCCCGCCAGGCGCGTCGGGGTCAAAGGTTACAAGCGACTTGTCCACGAGCGCAGTCAAAAGGTCCAGCGCTTCCCATTCTTCGATCAATGCGTCGGCCACAAGACACTATTGTATCCCCTACAAGCCGTGGCTGTGATATTATTGCCCTTATGCGGCGATGGGAATGGGCAGCGGCGATTGGCGTTTACTTCGCGCTCAACCTCGCGGCGCCGTTCTTAAGAGCGCCGCTGGAGCATGTTTTCACAGCCTCAGTCGTGGCAACCCTGGCGTTTCTGGCCGTACAATTGGGGTTAGTCGCTGCTCTCTCTCGATTTGGCAAAGACGCCCCTGCCGGTCTTGGTTTGCTCCTGACGGGCATCCTCATGTTGGCAGGCCTTAGATTGATGGCGGAAGTCGGCTGGATTGCCTCCGATCCTCGCACTAAGGCGCCCATGTTCCCCATTCCGTCGGCCCTGGCGAACCTCTCGATGACGCTTGCTGCCGTCGGGTTGGGACGGCTCGTTTCTCTGATCATTCGCGAGCCGGGCCTGCTGGCGCCCGTCGTGCCGCTGGCCGCCCTCATCGACGTGCTGACGGTCTATGCGCCTGGAGGATTTGTAAAGAAGGCGATAGAGAATAATCCGCAACTGACGGCGACGCTGACGGTCAAGGCTCCCCAAGTCGCGACAGAGCAGGACTTCGGCACGGTTACCGCCTTTGCACTGATCGGCGTGGCCGACCTGGTGTTCCTCTCGCTCTTTGTCGTCTGCCTCTACAAGTTTGGCTTGAAGGCCCGTCTGACCCTTTCGCTGATGTTCGTAGCCCTAATTCTTTACATGGCGGCAGTCTTGCTGGGAACGCCGCTAAGACTGCCTGCGCTAGTGCCCATGGCGGTCGTACTGCTGGCGGTCAACTGGCGGCAGCTGCGTCTGACGCGCCAAGAAGCCTGGATGAGCGTTGTGGTCTGCGCGGCGTGCGCAGGCTTGATCGCCTTTCTGTTCTGGCGATAGGCTTCAGCTAAGCGTGGAGCTACTTGGTTTGGATGCGCTTGGCCGACCTTGGAGGCATGTTCATCTCCTCGTCAGCGTCAAAAAGCCCCGGTTGATCCTTGCGTCTCAAGTCCAGCTCGCTCTCGACCGAGCCGTCTCCACGTATATGCAAAGCGACGATACCGAAGGACCGATCCATCTCCCACGCAATCAGCCGGTGGCGGTGGCATTCGCGCGGATCCTCTTCGCTGCACAGGACGGCAACTCGATGACCCTCTTCAATCAGGCTCATCAATCGAGCTAAGCCTCTTTGCACATAGTCCATCTCTAAGAATCTGTCGTAGAGAGCGTAGCCCTGATCATCATAAAGATGCTCGTCGGCCGGCCTCCCGCCTAATTCTTGGCCAAGAAAAACGTAGCGAACTCCCCGAGTTTCCAGCGCGTTGTTCAGATCATCCTTGTTGAACCACGGCGAGTATTTGGACCAGGGCGAAGAGCGCACGTCCGCGACGATCTGAATGTCGTTCTGCGCGACGAGATCGAGAAACCGCTCTATCGAGTGGTTGGAGTGGCCGATTGAGAAAAGACTGCCCAAGGTCGCGTCCATCTGCGCAAGATTCTACCTTTGCCAAAGGTTGGCTAACGTTCCCTCCCATAGTGGCGTCGATGTTGGAAAGATGTTGTTCGCTTGAAGCCAATGCACCTTTGCTGCGTCGGCGCCGCTCGCGAAGGGTCTGCCAACGCCGACCGCGATGTGCGCCTCGACGCTCGACAGGGCTTGGTTCACGGATTGAACGACATCGGCATCCAATTGCCAATCCGGAGGTCGACAGAACCGTGCATCGGTTACTCTCAATCGCCGGGGACCAAAATTGTCCGAGAAGAGCGCAAAAAGTTTATCGCCCTTATCGCTTGGCTCGATACTCAATTGTGCCCGGCGAGCCGTTAGAACGCCCAAAGAGCACAAACCGCACCCCTCGGGCAAACATCCAGTTCTTCCCCTCTCCTCAAGTTCGTCGCCGAAAATCTCCGACAACGTTGGTTTGGAAACCCTTTGCATCGCCTCAATGAATGCTTCTGGCCGAATCGAACTAACAATCGAAGTTGATTGGACTCTAAACCGGACATCTTCGATCTCAGGCGCTGCGCCTGCTTCGATTACTTCGCCCAAATCGACCAAACAACCCAGTTGGAAGATACCGGCATGGTCAACATTGAGATTAGGTCTGCATACTGGCCTAATGTGCCTTCCTGTCAACGCATATTTATCGCCCTTCTTGACAACCTCTATTCCGGCGACGCAAATATTGGGAGCGGTCATTCGCGTCAGGTGATTGACCAGGATTAACATGGCTATAGGTGGACAATTCTCAAGCCGTTCTTCCAGGAGTTCCGCAAGTATTCTAAGACTAGCCGTCGATGACACTCGTCCGCCGTTGCCTCGCTGCAAAGCAACGCAGACGGCTTCTCAAAGAACTCAGGTTGAATCTCGCTTTCGATGCGACGCGACTTCATGAGCGTAAGAAACTCGACCTCATAATCGCTCCAGCTGATCTTCTTGCTTCGGTACGACTTGAGCAGCGCTTCGGTCGGAGCAAGGATAGGAAGATGGACATATTCGACTCCCAATAGACGGTCCAAAAAGAACTTGAGGTCGTTCTGCTTCGTGAATCCAGCTAATTGAGAGGTGTTGTGAATCCGAACGTCAACAAGCCGCTCAATGCCGGTTCTCTCCAAGAGACCGAAAAAAATCTCGGCCGTCTTTCCAGTGAATCCAATAGAATAAGCGGTAGGCGCGCCCATGGTGGTACGCCTCTTCCACATCGGCGCTCTGCTTCCTTCTGCCCCGCCAGTGCACGATCGGGGCAACTGGCGTCCGAACAAAGCCGCTGTCGTGCGACTGAGAGTGTAGCCGGTAAGACAGCGCGCCCGGGAGAGATTCTTGCTCAAATCGGTGTGGAGATACCGTCTTGAAAAGTCAAGGGGGCTAGCCTCGGCTCGCCCAGTCTGGTTCGAACGGTTGTTGAGGGATCCCGATAGAACGAAAGGCGCCCCTCCCCTATATCCCCTCCCCAATCGCTCTGCGATTGGGGAGGGGACTGAAGACGGACGAGGCCTGAGACTGCGAGCCGAGGGCCTTAACCCTCCGCACCGAACGGCGGGTGCGGAGGGATCCCGATAGAACGAAAGGCGCCCCTCCCCTATACCCCCTCCCCAATCGCTCTGCGATTGGGGAGGGGGCTGAACTTGGTAGAGACACAGGCTTCGCCCATGCCCGAACGGCCTTTTCAAAAAATGTAGCACAATTTTAGGTACGAATCAGACCAAAAAACCTCTCCTTCCGAAGCCTCCACACCCGCGGGTGTGGAGGCTTCGGAGAATCTCTTTCGCTCCCCTCCCTAAACTCTGGCGAGTTTAGGGAGGGGCTCAATCGTGCGAGCTAGATCGCTGTTCGTCAATGAAACGGACTGGGAGCTCACTAAGCTGCCGGGGGCATCGAAAAGGGTTAGTCTGAACACGGCGACCTGTTCAGGGAATCGAAACGATCGAATGGCCGCGGGATATTGGGAAGCGATTCTCAATAATCCTGCACGGCCATGGGCGACTGATCTTCTGGGGCATCGAGCGCCTTCAGCATTGCCCAGGCGGTATCGAGCGATGTGATGCAGGGGATTCCTTGTTCGATCGCCGCGCGTCGCAAGAGCCAGCCTTGGGTTTGTGCCTTGCGATCTCCGCTGGGAGAATTGATAAGGGCCTGGACTCGCCGGTCGCGCAACAGGTCGATGATGTCCGGCTTCCCTTCGCCGATTTTGGGCGCTTCGGTTACGGCGACCCCGGCGCGCGCCATGGGTTTGGCGGTGCCTCGGGTCGCATAGATTCTAAAGCCGCGGTCGGAGAGCGCGCGAGCGAGGGCGATGCCTTGTTCCTTGTCGGCGTCGGCCAATGTCAGCAGCGCCGCTCCCTTGCGCGGCGGCGCCATGCCCGCGGCGGTCATCGCTTTGAAGAGCGCGGCCGGATAGGACCGGGCAACGCCCATCACTTCGCCCGTCGATTTCATTTCCGGCCCCAATACGGTGTCCACGTTCGCCAGTTTGAGCGAAGAGAAGACGGGCGCCTTCACCGCCACCAACGGCCTCTCGGGCAACAACCCCGCATGAGGCGTCAATTCGCTCAGTCGCAAGCCCAACTGGCACTGCATCGCGAGCGAGATCATGGGGATGCCGGTTACTTTGGAGAGGTAGGGCGCGGTTCGGCTGGCGCGAGGGTTGACCTCGATCACATAGGCCTGGCCGTCTTGAAGCACGAAT of the Armatimonadota bacterium genome contains:
- a CDS encoding adenylate/guanylate cyclase domain-containing protein, which translates into the protein MYVFLFTDIEQSSRLWEEMPDAMRTALEAHDALFDRCVGENHGKIFKNVGDGICAVFDKAGCGVQAALSAQLELTVRYETQEIPFRVRMGLHMGDAVPRGDDYFGPALNRVARLMALAAGGQTLLSATMVEALTDGLPSEASLKDLGLHRLRDLQHPEQLFQLCHPKLPEDFRPLPSMDALPNNLPPQLTTFIGREKELGEVVESLATTRLVTLTGSGGCGKTRLALQAGAELLEQYTNGVWIVELAALNDPSLIVQSLANALSVREEIGSPLQDTVMRYLKDKKALLIFDNCEHLLEAVAKLGETILRSCPNVRLLATSREALGLPGEVSYRIPSLSAPSESDLDDFELIAANESVRLFVDRVALSQSGFQLAPSNATAIAQICRRLDGIPLAIELAAARAKALAPEQIASRLDDAFRILTGGSRTALPRQQTLRATIEWSYNLLSDQEKLLLDRLSVFAGSFSLEAVEKICTDG
- a CDS encoding tetratricopeptide repeat protein, giving the protein MADALIEEWEALDLLTALVDKSLVTFDPDAPGGGRYRLLETVRQYARERLNMGGEAISMRDRHRDYFSETATEGRVQMRGAGMAEWLTRFDQDYENIRSALEWAMGDTESAEPALTLVGCLDVYWSTRGMLQEGRRRADEALNHPKASEKTNARATALNAAGNLAFAEGDNLGSLAYHQENLEIRTLLNDEWGMAAANNNLALALQGLGREEEAAKCFEECVAIFQRLQERSPELAARLNLGYTMLLLGEYERSETELKAAIGLAEQLANTGRMGLANSYMGILYSNQRRYADALPYFVEAKRLYEEINDPILIGHARLYIAYIHWKEGNKENSVAEMRSLWDEFSKKDLVNEMTSVCSYLITMTLEDDPAEAVETASKSVELLRRSPRRSIWLDGMEAIGVLLSKRGDKTAAAKAIGFVDEQRRQANRSASQHFSDDLDEILAGLQTDELKAGAELTEEQAIDLVEQAVKAMGS
- a CDS encoding DUF488 domain-containing protein, with protein sequence MGAPTAYSIGFTGKTAEIFFGLLERTGIERLVDVRIHNTSQLAGFTKQNDLKFFLDRLLGVEYVHLPILAPTEALLKSYRSKKISWSDYEVEFLTLMKSRRIESEIQPEFFEKPSALLCSEATADECHRRLVLEYLRNSWKNGLRIVHL
- a CDS encoding DUF488 domain-containing protein; protein product: MDATLGSLFSIGHSNHSIERFLDLVAQNDIQIVADVRSSPWSKYSPWFNKDDLNNALETRGVRYVFLGQELGGRPADEHLYDDQGYALYDRFLEMDYVQRGLARLMSLIEEGHRVAVLCSEEDPRECHRHRLIAWEMDRSFGIVALHIRGDGSVESELDLRRKDQPGLFDADEEMNMPPRSAKRIQTK